From the genome of Marinobacter sp. F4206:
AGCAGAATGGCAGGTACAGGACAATGACAGCGGAATTGACCGCTATGACTACCGGCGCTACACCCTGATTGGGTCTCTGGAAGGGACGTTCTAGCCCCGGCAATCAGCCGGGGCATGTCAGGAAAGGCTCAGAGTCCGGTGTTTCTAAGCCGGTTGGCGTGCTGCTTGAATACCGACTTGGGGTCGGTCTCAAACAGGCTGTGCAGTCCCAGAGCCTGGTTCACCTCATCCAGATGGTTCATGAAGTAGTTATCCCGGATGACTTTGCCAAAATGGTTGCTGCAGCGGCCCACCAGGCCGTCGTTCTGACTGAACCCAAACGCAAGACTGGTGGTCCCCAGCAGCGCGTCGGAGGGATCAAGAACGTTGGTGAGCACTCCGGTTCCGCCCCAGGAATAGAAGCGGACGCCGTTGGCGGAATGGGCGCCTTCACCGCAGGAGGTGGTTGGCATACCGGCCGGAGCGAAGCGGTTGAATTCGGCGCTGCCCTGCGTGGTTAGGGATTGAAGGCTGGAGCGGAGATCCTGGTTGTAGCCGCCGCCGGACAGCAGGTCAATCAAACCACCCAGGGCATTGCCCAGCGACGCCGCGAGGCTCTCGGCTGAAGAACCGTAGATCAGATCCGCCACAGGCGACCCTTTGTGGGGGGAGCCGACGGAGGTGACCGATGCCACCAGATCTGGCCTCACCCGGGCAATGTAGCGGGCTGTCGGGCCGCCGTGGCTGTGGCCGATCAGGTTAACTTTGCCGTACACAGCGGCAATGGCCTGCACCTGGGGCAGCAGGGCTTCGCCCCGGGCGATGGTGCTATCCAGGGCCGGCACCTGCGTGGTGTAAACGTCCGCACCGTACTTGCGAAGATCCTCTGCCACGCCATACCAGTAGTCGACTCCGGCAATGGAATCGAAGCCGAACATGCCATGCACGAGCACAATCGGGTAACGGGTGTCGGTGTAATTCGAGGGAGTGGAATCCCACCACCAGGCGGCGGAGGGGGCTGACCACGCGACCGCGAGGGCCAGAGCCATTGCTTTGATCCAGGGTTTCATTGTCGTTCCTACAGTTTGATGTTGTGTTTGTTATTCAAACTGCGGCTCAACCTAACGGGCTGCTCCAGAGACTGCTTCTCTTACTGCATCTGCCTGTTTGGACAGAAAAAAAGGCTTCCGTGCGCTGACTTCGGTATTGTGATTGTTAGATTGTTGCCGTCAGAGCATCTCTTACGAGATCCGGCTATAGTTTGGCGCGAGCGCGCGCAAGTCAATCTCCGAACAGGCACAATAGTCGGCGGCGCGGTCAGGCTGTGACGGGGATCACCCAGTTGGCCCCGCATGACACGCTATTGTCCGTGTCATCGAGGCCGGGTTGGGAGATTTATGGGCTGGCGGTCAGAGCGTCGCCATCACCTTGCGAGCGGCCTCGATCGTATGCTCAATATCGGCGTCGGTCAGTGCCGCGGTGGTAAAGCCGGCTTCGAAGGCCGAGGGTGCCAGGTAAACCCCCTCTTTGAGCATGCCCTGGAAGAATTTCTTGAAGCGTTCGACATCGCAGCCCATGACCTGGTCGAATCGGGTGATGGCTTCCTCGTCGGTAAAGAAGAAGCCAAACATGGCGCCCGCACTCTGGACAGCCAGCGGAATGCCCGCGGCGTCGGCGGCGGCCTTGATGCCATCGCGTACGGCAATGGTTTTTTCCGTCAGTCGATCGTGGAAGCCCGGTTCGGAAATCGCGTTCAGGGTGGTCAGTCCGGCGCACATGGCCAGTGGGTTGCCGCTCAGGGTCCCCGCCTGGTAGACCGGTCCGAGGGGCGAGATATGCTCCATGATTTCCCGCTTGCCACCAAAGGCGCCGACTGGCAAACCGCCGCCGATGACCTTGCCAAGGGCGGTCAGGTCCGGGGTGACTCCGTAGAGTTCCTGGGCGCCGCCCAGGGAGACCCGAAAGCCGGTCATCACCTCGTCAAAAATCAGCACGGTTCCGTGCTCGTCGCACACCTCACGCAAGCCTTCCAGGAATCCCGGAACCGGCGGTACGCAGTTCATGTTGCCGGCCACGGGCTCAACGATGATGGCGGCGATTTCATCGCCCATCCGGGCAAAGGTTTCACGCACACTGTCGATGTCGTTGAAGTCCAGAGTCAGTGTGTGCTCGGCCAGGCTGGCGGGAATGCCGGGGGAGTTCGGTACGCCCAGAGTCAGGGCGCCGGATCCGGCCTTAACCAGCAGCGAATCCACATGGCCATGGTAGCAGCCCTCGAATTTGACGATCTTGTCCCGGCCGGTGTAACCACGGGCCAGTCGCACTGCGCTCATGGTGGCCTCTGTGCCGGAGTTCACCATGCGAACCAGGTCAATGGAGGGGACCAGTTCGCAGACCTTCTTGGCCATTTCGGTCTCAAGGGAGGTGGGAGCACCGTAGCCGATGCCGAGGTCCACCTGGGCATGCAGGGCATTCTTGATGCGTGGATCGGAGTGACCAAGAATCATCGGGCCCCATGAACCAATGTAATCGATGTAGCGGCGGTCGTCCTCGTCGTACAAATACGCGCCCTCGGCGTGCTTGAAGAACACCGGGGTGCCACCCACGCCGCGAAATGCCCGGACCGGGGAATTGACGCCGCCGGGGATGTATTTCTGGGCTTCTTCGAACAGGGTTTCGGAGTGAGTCATGGGTCTGTATTCCTGTTATCTGGAGAGTGAAAAAAGTGGATGATGTTGCTGGAACAGGCGCGTAAACGTTCGGGCGCGCCGTTCGATATCGTCGGGCGTGCCGCCGAACAGGCCGCCGACCACGGCCAGCATGTCGGCTCCGGCCCGGATCAAAGGTTCGCCGTTCTCGGCGGTGATCC
Proteins encoded in this window:
- a CDS encoding triacylglycerol lipase, with protein sequence MKPWIKAMALALAVAWSAPSAAWWWDSTPSNYTDTRYPIVLVHGMFGFDSIAGVDYWYGVAEDLRKYGADVYTTQVPALDSTIARGEALLPQVQAIAAVYGKVNLIGHSHGGPTARYIARVRPDLVASVTSVGSPHKGSPVADLIYGSSAESLAASLGNALGGLIDLLSGGGYNQDLRSSLQSLTTQGSAEFNRFAPAGMPTTSCGEGAHSANGVRFYSWGGTGVLTNVLDPSDALLGTTSLAFGFSQNDGLVGRCSNHFGKVIRDNYFMNHLDEVNQALGLHSLFETDPKSVFKQHANRLRNTGL
- the hemL gene encoding glutamate-1-semialdehyde 2,1-aminomutase; this encodes MTHSETLFEEAQKYIPGGVNSPVRAFRGVGGTPVFFKHAEGAYLYDEDDRRYIDYIGSWGPMILGHSDPRIKNALHAQVDLGIGYGAPTSLETEMAKKVCELVPSIDLVRMVNSGTEATMSAVRLARGYTGRDKIVKFEGCYHGHVDSLLVKAGSGALTLGVPNSPGIPASLAEHTLTLDFNDIDSVRETFARMGDEIAAIIVEPVAGNMNCVPPVPGFLEGLREVCDEHGTVLIFDEVMTGFRVSLGGAQELYGVTPDLTALGKVIGGGLPVGAFGGKREIMEHISPLGPVYQAGTLSGNPLAMCAGLTTLNAISEPGFHDRLTEKTIAVRDGIKAAADAAGIPLAVQSAGAMFGFFFTDEEAITRFDQVMGCDVERFKKFFQGMLKEGVYLAPSAFEAGFTTAALTDADIEHTIEAARKVMATL